Proteins encoded within one genomic window of Manis pentadactyla isolate mManPen7 chromosome 4, mManPen7.hap1, whole genome shotgun sequence:
- the USP36 gene encoding ubiquitin carboxyl-terminal hydrolase 36, whose translation MPIVDKLKEALKPGRKDLADDGELGKLLAASAKKVLLQKIEFEPASKSFSYQLESLKSKYVLLNQKTEGAGRHRSGDEPQARRRGSEHAFESCGDGVPAPQRVLFPVERLSLRWERVYRVGAGLHNLGNTCFLNSTVQCLTYTPPLANHLLSREHARNCHQGSFCMLCVMQNHIVQAFGNSGNAIKPISFIRDLKKIARHFHFGNQEDAHEFLRYIIDAMQRACLNGCAKLDRQTQATTLVHQIFGGYLRSRVKCSVCKSVSDTYDPYLDVALEIRQAANIVRALELFVKPDVLSGENAYMCAKCKRKVPASKRFTIHRTSNVLTLSLKRFANVSGGKITKDVGYPEFLNIRPYMSQSNGDPVMYRLYAVLVHSGYSCHAGHYYCYVKASSGQWYQMNDSLVHSSNIKAVLNQQAYVLFYLRIPGSKKSPEGPLSRSVSSLPGRPGVLPDHVKKNVSNRTVSSLLTAKRPDPVMTRKPQTPEEVGVPVSRNGSVSGLKPQNGYVPPKLSLGSPSPRLSKAPPPRPTVLDEPGKKVRKPAPLQHSPPTRGTSPESHGTWDSSGSRRESCRPGSWDGGGAVLSASPKLPVVAAAARPQPQAGYERAHLERPGYSGASLERSAGSGPAEAPQVPRGGAAPFRDSQGTPSSAAGPSRTLLDEDPKAGRPQSPALNNAAPEPTSVMSPPPAKKLALSAKKASTPRRAAGNDLRPPPLSPLSDLTYPRKTTHPGAASTWPVSTTRSPGHLKPPLGPCSASLSSSPQPLRASDPQSCSSASASLPQASGGLRAPPHQLPGASEPPQNPFKKRKKNRSGDIQGLGSETCQAAPPRKRRRRKRRHSEVTEASPLSEGLAQRQLWGPKHWKEGRVELPVDRPEDKGGRQQVNGQHLVNGWQVGFATDGHHTNKRKRRRKGTEGAGGKNHLHQDPPWHRDRPPSDPTKPEVTAALPRKKRKRASKQESQQEVEEHGHPKGRRGEGQRAPAVPARGRRPSVNGRLPGDRTELGQAPHVSWDRERDSDVVQELLKHSSDKAYGRKVLTWDGAVSAVSQDAIQDSRLARTATVIDDWDEEFDRGKEKKTKKLKREKRRNLNAFQKLQSRRNFWSVTHPAKAISLSSRR comes from the exons ATGCCGATAGTCGATAAGCTGAAGGAAGCCCTGAAACCTGGCCGCAAGGACTTGGCTGATGATGGAGAGCTGGGGAAGCTTCTGGCCGCCTCTGCTAAGAAGGTCCTTTTGCAGAAGATCGAGTTTGAGCCAGCCAGCAAGAGTTTCTCCTATCAGCTAGAGTCATTAAAGAGCAAATATGTGTTGCTGAACCAAAAAACAGAGGGAGCCGGTCGCCACAGAAGTGGAGATGAACCACAGGCCAGGAGACGAG GCAGCGAGCACGCGTTTGAGAGCTGCGGGGATGGGGTCCCCGCCCCGCAGAGGGTGCTCTTCCCCGTGGAGCGGCTGTCCCTGAGGTGGGAGCGCGTGTACCGTGTGGGGGCAGGGCTGCACAACCTCGGCAACACCTGCTTCCTAAACTCGACCGTCCAGTGCTTGACCTACACGCCGCCTCTGGCCAACCACCTGCTCTCCAGGGAGCACGCCCGGAACT GTCACCAGGGGAGCTTCTGCATGCTGTGCGTCATGCAGAATCACATCGTCCAGGCCTTCGGCAACAGCGGCAATGCCATCAAGCCCATATCCTTCATCCGGGACCTGAAAA AGATCGCCCGGCATTTCCACTTCGGGAACCAGGAGGATGCGCACGAGTTCCTCCGGTACATCATCGACGCCATGCAGAGGGCCTGCTTGAACGGCTGTGCCAA GCTGGATCGTCAAACACAGGCTACCACTTTGGTCCATCAGATTTTTGGAGGCTATCTCAGATCGCGTG TGAAGTGCTCTGTGTGCAAGAGCGTCTCGGACACCTATGACCCCTACTTGGACGTCGCTCTGGAGATTCGG CAAGCTGCAAATATTGTGCGTGCTCTGGAACTTTTCGTGAAACCAGATGTCCTGAGCGGAGAGAATGCCTATATGTGTGCCAA GTGCAAGAGAAAGGTCCCGGCCAGCAAGCGCTTCACCATCCACAGAACGTCCAATGTCCTGACTCTGTCCCTTAAGCGCTTTGCCAATGTCAGTGGAGGGAAGATCACCAAG GATGTAGGCTATCCGGAATTCCTCAACATTCGTCCATATATGTCCCAGAGTAATGGCGACCCTGTCATGTATAGGCTGTACGCTGTCCTGGTGCACTCGGGCTATAGCTGCCACGCCGGGCACTATTACTGCTATGTGAAG GCAAGCAGTGGACAGTGGTACCAGATGAACGACTCGTTGGTCCACTCCAGCAATATCAAGGCGGTTCTGAACCAGCAGGCCTACGTGCTCTTCTATCTGCG AATTCCAGGCTCTAAGAAGAGTCCTGAAGGCCCCCTGTCCAGATCGGTGTCCTCCCTTCCTGGTCGCCCCGGTGTGCTTCCAGACCACGTCAAGAAGAATGTCAGCAACCGGACTGTGTCCTCCCTGCTGACTGCAAAG AGACCAGACCCTGTGATGACGAGAAAGCCACAGACCCCTGAAGAGGTCGGCGTGCCTGTTTCCAGGAACGGCTCCGTGTCGGGCCTGAAGCCTCAGAATGGATATGTTCCCCCAAAGCTGTCCCTGGGGTCCCCGTCCCCCAGACTCTCCAAAGCACCTCCACCCAGGCCGACCGTTCTGGATGAGCCTGGCAAGAAAGTCCGGAAACCGGCTCCCCTACAGCACTCCCCCCCGACACGTGGAACTTCTCCGGAGTCCCATGGCACCTGGGACTCGAGCGGCAGCCGGCGTGAGAGCTGCAGGCCGGGCTCCTGGGACGGCGGGGGGGCCGTCCTCTCTGCCTCACCCAAGCTCCCAGTTGTAGCGGCCGCCGCCAGGCCGCAGCCCCAGGCGGGCTATGAGCGCGCCCACCTCGAGAGGCCGGGCTACAGCGGTGCCAGCCTGGAGCGCTCTGCCGGCAGTGGCCCTGCGGAGGCCCCCCAGGTCCCCAGGGGCGGAGCTGCCCCCTTCCGAGATTCTCAGGGAACCCCCTCTTCCGCTGCTGGCCCCTCCAGAACGCTGCTGGATGAAGACCCTAAGGCGGGGAGGCCCCAGTCCCCTGCCCTGAATAACGCTGCCCCTGAGCCCACAAGCGTCATGTCTCCCCCACCAGCGAAGAAACTGGCCCTTTCTGCCAAGAAG GCCAGCACCCCGCGGAGGGCAGCCGGCAATGACCTCCGTCCACCTCCCCTCTCACCACTCTCCGACCTCACCTACCCCAGGAAAACCACTCACCCCGGCGCCGCCTCCACCTGGCCTGTCAGCACCACCAG ATCACCCGGCCACCTGAAGCCGCCCCTCGGTCCCTGCTCCGCGTCACTGTCCAGCAGCCCCCAGCCTCTCAGGGCATCAGACCCACAGAGTTGCTCCAGCGCCTCTGCTTCCCTGCCTCAGGCCAGTGGGGGCCTCAGGGCCCCTCCACACCAGCTTCCAGGGGCCAGCGAGCCCCCCCAGAACCCctttaagaagaggaaaaagaaccgCTCGGGAGACATCCAGGGGCTGGGCTCAGAGACGTGCCAGGCAGCCCCTCCCCGGAAGAGGAGAAGGCGGAAGAGGAGGCACTCAGAGGTCACAGAAGCCTCCCCGCTGTCGGAGGGGCTGGCGCAGAGGCAGCTCTGGGGCCCCAAGCACTGGAAGGAGGGCCGGGTGGAACTGCCAGTGGACAGACCGGAGGACAAGGGTGGACGGCAGCAGGTGAACGGCCAGCACCTGGTGAATGGCTGGCAAGTAGGATTTGCGACCGACGGCCACCATACGaacaagaggaagaggaggaggaagggaacgGAGGGCGCAGGTGGCAAAAACCACCTCCACCAGGACCCACCTTGGCACAG GGACCGCCCTCCCTCGGACCCCACCAAGCCAGAGGTCACCGCAGCATTgccaaggaaaaagagaaagcggGCGAGCAAGCAGGAGTCACAGCAGGAAGTGGAGGAGCACGGGCACCCTAAAGGCCGGAGGGGTGAGGGGCAGAGGGCCCCTGCTGTCCCTGCGAGAGGGCGCCGGCCATCTGTGAACGGCAGGCTTCCAGGGGACCGTACAG AGCTGGGGCAGGCTCCTCATGTATcctgggacagagagagagactccGATGTGGTCCAGGAATTGCTCAAACATTCATCGGATAAGGCTTATGGGAGAAAAG TCTTGACGTGGGACGGTGCCGTGTCGGCTGTCAGTCAGGATGCCATTCAGGACAGCAGACTGGCTCGCACTGCCACGGTGATTGATGACTGGGATGAAGAGTTCGATCGAGGGAAG GAAAAGAAAACGAAAAAActcaagagagaaaagagaagaaacttGAACGCCTTCCAGAAACTTCAGAGTAGACGGAACTTTTGGTCTGTGACTCACCCAGCTAAGGCTATCAGCCTCAGCTCTCGCCGCTGA